The following proteins are co-located in the Sporosarcina pasteurii genome:
- a CDS encoding GbsR/MarR family transcriptional regulator: protein MNGYDKLLRSRKRIMESITQNIHLFGQPPSAGRQYSMLFFENKSMTLDEMAEELGMSKTSMSTSIRSLAESKLVERVWERGVRKDLYKVNDDWYQNFIDTFSLRWGRSISLHLSAIRRSKRELQELIEDESADEEVVELAKQDIEKLNYMRSYYEWLERLVDAFEDHKIFDLVPKNEKEY, encoded by the coding sequence ATGAATGGATATGACAAACTTTTACGTTCACGCAAGCGCATTATGGAATCCATCACTCAGAACATCCATTTATTTGGTCAACCCCCTTCTGCCGGAAGACAATACAGTATGCTGTTCTTTGAAAATAAATCGATGACTTTAGACGAAATGGCTGAAGAACTAGGTATGAGTAAAACAAGCATGAGTACGTCTATTCGTTCATTAGCAGAATCTAAATTGGTTGAACGTGTATGGGAACGCGGTGTCCGAAAAGATTTATATAAGGTAAATGATGATTGGTACCAAAACTTCATTGATACTTTTTCACTTAGATGGGGAAGATCAATTTCTTTGCACTTAAGTGCGATTAGAAGGTCTAAACGGGAACTCCAAGAACTCATTGAAGATGAGTCAGCTGACGAAGAAGTGGTAGAACTAGCAAAGCAGGATATTGAAAAGCTAAATTATATGAGGAGTTATTATGAATGGTTAGAACGGCTTGTTGATGCGTTTGAAGACCATAAAATTTTTGATCTTGTGCCGAAAAATGAAAAGGAATATTAA
- a CDS encoding FixH family protein, whose product MKRIIAVLLFTLVLGTLVACTKKEELIEDVTELEPLLVKLTVTNEVEVGETVHMSSLVTMGNQKIDDADEVVYEVWEEGKKSDSVMIDSTNEKEGVYTAETSFDHDGLFHIQVHVTAKGLHTMPVEQVTVGSGGKYEESSGHDYHTEGFSMHFMKPTDVAAGEEKELIVHVELDELPLE is encoded by the coding sequence TTGAAACGAATAATTGCCGTATTACTATTTACACTCGTGTTGGGAACATTAGTCGCTTGTACGAAAAAAGAAGAACTTATCGAAGATGTAACAGAACTAGAACCGCTACTTGTTAAATTAACAGTAACGAATGAAGTTGAAGTTGGTGAAACCGTTCACATGTCATCTCTTGTCACAATGGGCAATCAGAAAATAGATGATGCTGATGAAGTGGTCTATGAAGTCTGGGAAGAAGGCAAGAAGTCTGATAGTGTCATGATTGATTCAACAAATGAAAAAGAAGGCGTTTATACAGCCGAAACATCATTTGATCATGATGGACTCTTCCATATTCAAGTCCATGTTACAGCAAAAGGTCTACATACAATGCCTGTTGAACAAGTGACTGTTGGAAGTGGCGGGAAGTATGAAGAAAGTAGTGGGCATGATTACCATACAGAAGGCTTTTCTATGCATTTTATGAAGCCAACAGATGTTGCTGCTGGTGAAGAAAAAGAACTGATCGTACATGTTGAATTAGATGAATTACCATTAGAATAA
- a CDS encoding OsmC family protein, with translation MAEHLFHLTAKWPGGRNDVGTIEAGQLKTRVSIPPEMDGPGIGTNPDEMLLGAAATCYIITLAAMMERSKLEKDQLEMESVGVVDVTNGVITYKKIIHKPHIILKLGATDKEIALAQRLAEKAENSCMISRAIQGNVSVELVTNIEIAK, from the coding sequence ATGGCGGAGCATTTATTTCATTTAACAGCGAAGTGGCCAGGCGGTCGGAATGATGTGGGGACGATAGAGGCAGGGCAGTTGAAAACAAGAGTATCTATCCCACCCGAAATGGATGGACCTGGAATTGGGACAAATCCAGATGAAATGCTATTGGGGGCAGCAGCAACGTGCTATATCATTACGCTGGCGGCGATGATGGAACGAAGTAAGCTTGAGAAAGACCAATTAGAAATGGAATCAGTTGGTGTGGTCGATGTAACAAATGGTGTCATTACATATAAAAAAATCATTCATAAACCGCATATTATTTTAAAGCTAGGTGCTACAGATAAAGAAATCGCACTTGCACAAAGGCTAGCGGAAAAAGCAGAGAATTCTTGCATGATTAGCAGAGCGATTCAAGGAAATGTAAGCGTTGAGTTGGTAACGAACATAGAAATAGCTAAGTAA
- a CDS encoding glycine betaine ABC transporter substrate-binding protein, producing the protein MKKKVFGLGAAALLALGLAACGSDDTTKKESGSDDDTTVGESVDYKITGIDPGAGIMEAADRAIEDYELDEWTLTTGSGSAMTAALKKAYDKEEPIIVTGWTPHWKFAEFKLKYLEDPKGSFGGEEQIRTIGRIGLEDDLPEAHAILSNFNWTEEDMAEVMIAIQDGEKEEVAAQNWIDANEDKVSEWTDGIDKVNGDKIKLAYVAWDSEIASHNVMKIVLEDMGYKVTLTQVEAGPLWTAVANGSADASLAAWLPITHETYAEKFEGDFEELGINMEGVKIGLVVPRYMDIDSIEDLQK; encoded by the coding sequence TTGAAGAAAAAAGTATTTGGATTAGGTGCAGCAGCATTGCTTGCACTAGGACTTGCAGCATGTGGAAGTGACGATACAACTAAGAAAGAATCAGGTTCAGATGATGACACAACAGTTGGTGAATCAGTAGATTATAAAATTACAGGAATTGACCCAGGTGCTGGGATTATGGAAGCAGCTGACCGTGCAATTGAAGATTATGAATTAGATGAGTGGACGCTAACTACAGGTTCAGGTTCTGCAATGACGGCAGCGCTGAAAAAAGCATATGATAAAGAAGAACCAATTATTGTTACAGGTTGGACACCGCACTGGAAATTTGCGGAGTTTAAGCTTAAATATCTTGAAGATCCAAAAGGTTCTTTTGGCGGAGAAGAACAAATCCGTACGATTGGTCGTATTGGGTTAGAAGATGATCTTCCGGAGGCACATGCAATTTTGTCGAACTTTAATTGGACAGAAGAGGACATGGCCGAGGTTATGATTGCAATTCAAGACGGTGAGAAAGAAGAAGTAGCAGCTCAAAACTGGATTGACGCAAATGAAGATAAGGTATCAGAATGGACAGATGGTATCGATAAAGTTAATGGCGATAAAATTAAACTTGCATACGTAGCATGGGATAGTGAAATCGCAAGTCATAACGTTATGAAAATTGTTCTGGAAGATATGGGCTATAAGGTTACACTTACACAAGTAGAAGCAGGTCCATTATGGACAGCTGTTGCAAATGGCAGCGCAGATGCTTCTCTTGCAGCATGGTTACCGATTACACACGAAACATATGCTGAAAAATTTGAAGGTGACTTCGAAGAGCTTGGCATTAATATGGAAGGTGTAAAAATCGGTTTAGTCGTTCCAAGATATATGGACATCGACTCAATTGAAGACTTACAAAAATAA
- the ribE gene encoding riboflavin synthase codes for MFTGIVEEIGTIQSANRGANSLTLQIQCTKVLEDVNKGDSIAVNGVCLTVKDFTTSYFTADVMPETVKATTIHSLQVGSRVNLERAMAANGRFGGHFVSGHVDGTGEIVTVQQRENAIYMEINIAPELLQYFIQKGSVTVDGTSLTVFDVTDNGFVISLIPVTQADSIIGQKRVGDIVNVECDMLAKYIERLLSKKEDKQQSAVTMSLLAQNGFLN; via the coding sequence GTGTTTACTGGGATTGTAGAAGAAATCGGTACAATTCAATCTGCAAATCGGGGCGCGAATTCTTTAACGCTTCAAATCCAATGTACGAAGGTCCTTGAAGATGTCAATAAAGGGGACAGTATTGCGGTAAATGGTGTTTGTTTAACGGTTAAAGATTTTACAACGTCCTATTTTACAGCAGATGTGATGCCTGAAACGGTAAAAGCAACGACGATTCATTCCTTACAAGTAGGAAGTCGTGTCAATTTAGAACGAGCAATGGCAGCAAATGGTCGGTTTGGCGGTCATTTTGTAAGTGGACATGTTGATGGAACTGGCGAAATAGTGACCGTTCAACAGAGAGAAAATGCAATTTACATGGAAATTAACATTGCACCTGAATTATTACAGTATTTTATTCAAAAAGGGTCTGTGACAGTGGATGGAACGTCACTCACAGTTTTTGATGTGACAGATAATGGATTTGTTATTTCGTTAATTCCGGTTACGCAAGCTGACTCTATTATTGGACAAAAACGCGTTGGCGACATTGTGAATGTAGAATGTGATATGTTAGCGAAATATATTGAACGATTATTATCTAAAAAAGAAGATAAACAACAGAGTGCTGTGACAATGTCACTACTTGCACAAAATGGTTTTCTAAATTAA
- a CDS encoding glutaredoxin family protein, with protein sequence MAKATVYTTTTCPYCTMMTDYLTEQNIPYEEINVQEDVKAQRKLIAETGEMGVPQTKLNDKWILGFNPAEIQEALKG encoded by the coding sequence ATGGCCAAAGCAACTGTCTACACGACAACAACATGCCCATATTGCACAATGATGACAGATTACTTAACAGAACAAAATATTCCGTATGAGGAAATTAACGTGCAAGAAGATGTAAAGGCCCAGCGTAAATTAATCGCGGAGACCGGTGAGATGGGTGTTCCGCAAACGAAGCTAAACGACAAATGGATTTTAGGTTTCAATCCGGCTGAAATTCAAGAAGCGTTGAAGGGATAA
- the ribE gene encoding 6,7-dimethyl-8-ribityllumazine synthase, giving the protein MGKIFEGHLVGTDLKIGIVVGRFNEFITGKLLGGAEDALRRHGVEKENIDVAWVPGAFEIPLVAKKMAASNKYDAVITLGTVIRGSTPHFDYVCNEVAKGVSAINMQEGIPVIFGVLTTETIEQAIERAGTKAGNKGWDAGTAAIEMANLMKEI; this is encoded by the coding sequence ATGGGAAAAATATTTGAAGGTCATTTAGTAGGAACGGATTTAAAAATAGGGATTGTTGTTGGTCGATTTAATGAGTTTATTACAGGAAAGTTACTAGGTGGGGCAGAAGATGCATTACGCCGTCATGGTGTGGAGAAAGAAAATATTGACGTTGCATGGGTTCCAGGCGCTTTTGAAATTCCACTTGTTGCGAAGAAGATGGCTGCTTCAAACAAGTACGATGCAGTGATTACGCTTGGCACAGTGATTCGCGGATCGACGCCTCATTTTGACTACGTATGCAATGAAGTAGCGAAAGGCGTTTCTGCCATTAATATGCAAGAAGGCATTCCAGTCATCTTTGGCGTATTAACGACTGAAACGATTGAACAAGCAATTGAACGTGCGGGCACAAAAGCCGGAAACAAAGGTTGGGATGCTGGCACGGCGGCTATTGAAATGGCAAATTTAATGAAAGAAATCTAA
- a CDS encoding glycine betaine/L-proline ABC transporter ATP-binding protein — protein sequence MEVQHSKKKIEVKQATKIFGKHTKRAAQLLQEGKTKGDILKATGSTVGVNHASFDVYEGEIFVIMGLSGSGKSTLVRLLNRLIDPTMGHILLDGEDIVQMNKEKLRKVRREKIGMVFQNFALFPHKTILSNTEYGLEIQGVSKEERKEKAIESLRLVGLAGYEEQYPSQLSGGMQQRVGLARAIANDPDILLMDEAFSALDPLIRKDMQDELLQLHNDMGKTIIFITHDLDEALRIGDRIALMRDGEIVQIGTPEEILMNPSNEYVEKFVEDVDLSKVLTAAHIMKQADSVQIDRGPRVALRLMKRLRISSMYVTDKQHRLLGAVTAQDADAAVGEGKSLEDILITDIQTVLEDCVLTELFDTVSTATIPVAVVDEEKRLKGIIIRGALIGALSGNDSFINGNGVVSADAELEVEEIG from the coding sequence ATGGAAGTGCAACATAGTAAGAAGAAAATTGAAGTGAAGCAAGCAACGAAAATCTTCGGTAAACATACGAAGCGTGCGGCTCAATTACTTCAAGAAGGAAAGACAAAAGGAGACATTTTAAAAGCAACTGGATCCACAGTTGGTGTAAATCATGCTTCTTTTGATGTGTATGAAGGCGAAATCTTTGTCATCATGGGACTATCTGGAAGTGGGAAATCTACACTTGTTCGTCTATTAAATAGACTGATAGACCCAACGATGGGACATATATTATTGGACGGTGAAGATATCGTTCAAATGAACAAAGAAAAACTGCGTAAAGTTCGTCGTGAAAAAATTGGGATGGTATTTCAAAACTTTGCCCTATTTCCACATAAAACAATTCTTTCCAACACGGAATATGGATTGGAAATTCAAGGTGTTTCGAAAGAAGAACGAAAAGAGAAAGCAATAGAATCACTTAGATTAGTTGGGTTAGCCGGATACGAAGAACAATATCCATCTCAATTAAGCGGGGGCATGCAGCAACGTGTTGGACTAGCACGTGCCATTGCAAACGATCCAGATATTTTGTTGATGGATGAGGCTTTTAGTGCCTTAGATCCGTTAATTCGTAAAGATATGCAAGATGAGTTATTACAGCTTCATAATGATATGGGGAAAACAATTATTTTCATTACCCATGATTTAGATGAAGCCCTTCGAATTGGCGATCGGATCGCTCTAATGAGGGACGGAGAAATTGTTCAAATTGGAACACCTGAAGAAATCTTAATGAATCCATCTAATGAATACGTTGAAAAATTCGTTGAAGATGTTGATTTATCGAAAGTATTGACAGCTGCTCATATTATGAAGCAAGCAGATTCGGTACAAATTGACCGTGGTCCTCGGGTGGCGCTTCGTCTGATGAAACGACTGCGAATCTCCTCTATGTATGTAACTGATAAGCAACATCGTCTATTAGGGGCAGTGACCGCACAAGATGCAGATGCTGCAGTTGGTGAAGGGAAATCTTTGGAAGATATTCTCATTACTGATATCCAGACTGTGTTGGAAGATTGTGTACTCACAGAGTTGTTTGACACTGTATCGACAGCGACGATTCCAGTAGCGGTTGTGGATGAAGAGAAACGTCTTAAAGGAATTATTATTCGTGGTGCATTAATTGGTGCATTATCTGGAAATGACAGCTTTATTAATGGTAATGGGGTCGTTTCTGCAGACGCAGAGTTGGAGGTAGAGGAGATTGGATAA
- a CDS encoding proline/glycine betaine ABC transporter permease, which produces MDKFLPRLPFADWIDDGVQWLTDIFAPLFDGISTFLEAIVEGSVDLLNLVPSILLAVIFALLAWFISTRKIGLFTLIGFLFIDYLGLWYPMLQMLALVVTAVFFAVVIGIPIGILASQNKTVKQITNPILDLMQTMPAFVYLIPAIFFFNIGVVPGVVASVIFAMPPTIRLTMLGIQQVPTDLIEATEAFGSTTWQRLVKIQIPLAKPTILAGVNQSIMLSLSMVVIASMVGAPGLGEEVYRAVTQLKTGVGVEVGVAIVIVAIILDRITQHAGSKKQGGIS; this is translated from the coding sequence TTGGATAAATTTTTACCACGCCTTCCATTTGCCGACTGGATTGACGATGGCGTTCAATGGTTAACAGATATTTTTGCGCCGTTATTTGATGGGATTTCAACGTTTTTAGAAGCAATTGTAGAAGGATCAGTCGATTTATTAAACCTTGTGCCATCAATTTTGTTGGCAGTCATATTTGCTTTACTTGCTTGGTTTATTTCAACGAGAAAAATTGGGCTATTTACACTGATTGGATTCTTATTCATAGACTATTTAGGTTTATGGTATCCGATGTTGCAAATGCTAGCACTAGTTGTGACAGCCGTCTTTTTTGCGGTAGTTATAGGGATACCGATTGGGATTTTGGCATCACAAAATAAAACTGTGAAACAAATTACGAATCCGATTCTAGATTTAATGCAGACGATGCCAGCATTTGTTTATTTAATCCCAGCTATTTTCTTCTTTAACATCGGGGTTGTACCGGGGGTTGTTGCATCAGTTATTTTTGCAATGCCACCGACAATTCGTTTAACGATGTTAGGGATTCAGCAAGTGCCAACGGATTTAATCGAAGCAACTGAAGCATTCGGTTCAACAACATGGCAACGTTTAGTGAAGATTCAAATTCCGCTTGCTAAGCCGACAATTTTAGCAGGTGTGAACCAAAGTATTATGCTTTCACTTTCAATGGTCGTGATTGCGTCAATGGTAGGTGCTCCCGGACTTGGTGAAGAAGTTTACCGAGCCGTTACACAATTAAAAACGGGTGTTGGTGTTGAAGTCGGCGTGGCGATTGTCATTGTTGCCATTATTTTAGACCGCATCACGCAACACGCAGGATCGAAGAAACAAGGAGGAATTTCATAA
- a CDS encoding bifunctional 3,4-dihydroxy-2-butanone-4-phosphate synthase/GTP cyclohydrolase II — MYTTVEKAIEELKKGKAIIVVDDEDRENEGDFLALGKYATPEMINFMASEGKGLICVPIEEEMAAQLQLPLMAAENSDPYRTAFTVSIDHVTTHTGISTFERSATILSMLNPNAKPEEFNRPGHIFPLIAKSGGVLERPGHTEAAVDLAKLSGAEPAGVICEILNPDGTMARGPELKEIAERFDLVILTIEELVNYRQARESLVEHVVDIELSTQFGEFKVFTYVEKLTGQEHLAFVKGEIEMHENVLVRVHSECLTGDIFGSNRCDCGPQLHAALRQIENEGKGILLYLRQEGRGIGLVNKMKAYLLQDEGYDTVEANEKLGFPDDARDYRIGAHILRDLGVTQISLLTNNPRKITGLETNGVQVIERLPIEMPAKEENRRYMETKKTKLGHLIHA, encoded by the coding sequence TTGTATACGACAGTAGAAAAAGCGATTGAAGAATTAAAAAAAGGCAAAGCGATTATCGTTGTTGACGATGAAGATAGAGAAAACGAAGGTGACTTTCTCGCCTTAGGCAAATATGCGACACCCGAAATGATTAACTTTATGGCGTCTGAAGGAAAGGGACTTATTTGCGTACCGATTGAGGAAGAAATGGCAGCTCAATTACAGTTACCGCTTATGGCGGCAGAAAATAGTGACCCATATCGCACAGCTTTTACAGTGTCGATTGACCATGTCACAACGCATACAGGAATTTCCACATTTGAACGGTCAGCTACGATTTTAAGTATGCTAAATCCAAATGCAAAACCTGAAGAATTTAACAGGCCTGGGCATATATTCCCGTTAATTGCGAAAAGTGGGGGTGTACTTGAGCGACCTGGCCATACGGAGGCGGCTGTTGACCTAGCAAAGCTTTCTGGAGCGGAACCTGCCGGGGTTATTTGTGAAATTTTGAATCCGGATGGCACGATGGCAAGAGGGCCAGAGTTAAAAGAAATCGCAGAACGTTTTGACTTAGTTATTTTAACGATTGAAGAGTTAGTGAATTATCGGCAGGCACGCGAATCGTTAGTTGAACACGTCGTTGATATCGAGTTATCAACTCAATTCGGCGAATTCAAAGTCTTTACGTATGTAGAGAAATTAACTGGACAAGAACATCTTGCTTTTGTAAAAGGTGAAATAGAAATGCATGAAAATGTTCTAGTTCGTGTTCATTCGGAATGTTTAACTGGCGATATTTTCGGCTCAAATCGATGCGATTGCGGCCCACAACTGCATGCGGCATTGCGGCAAATTGAAAATGAAGGAAAAGGTATTTTATTATACTTGAGACAAGAAGGCCGTGGAATCGGACTTGTTAATAAAATGAAAGCTTATCTATTACAAGACGAAGGTTATGATACTGTCGAAGCGAATGAAAAACTAGGTTTTCCGGACGATGCGAGAGATTATCGAATCGGCGCGCATATTTTACGAGATCTTGGCGTGACACAGATTTCATTACTCACGAATAATCCACGAAAAATTACAGGGCTTGAAACGAATGGCGTCCAAGTTATTGAGCGACTGCCAATCGAAATGCCTGCGAAAGAAGAAAATAGAAGATATATGGAAACGAAAAAAACAAAACTTGGACATTTAATACACGCTTAA
- a CDS encoding response regulator transcription factor has product MSNYTVMIIDDESQMRNLVRDFLEREHYKVVEATDGAHALSILQQTKTDLFIVDVMMPFMDGFEFAEKVKRYSPAPIIFLSAKGDEWDKVKGLKLGGDDYIVKPFHPQELLARVESVLRRTYQSIERAELLRVGPISIDTESHTATADGEPLSLTLKEYGLLKLFIQNTGRVYSREQLLETIWGENHQSTERTVDTHIKTLRLKLGPYNNFIETVWGIGYRFEVSHEKEESDV; this is encoded by the coding sequence ATGTCTAATTACACAGTCATGATTATTGACGATGAAAGTCAAATGAGAAATCTTGTTCGCGATTTCTTAGAACGTGAACATTATAAAGTCGTCGAGGCAACAGATGGTGCGCATGCACTATCAATACTTCAACAAACAAAAACCGATTTATTTATTGTAGATGTTATGATGCCTTTTATGGATGGCTTTGAATTTGCTGAAAAAGTGAAACGCTACTCTCCTGCCCCGATCATTTTTTTATCCGCGAAAGGTGATGAGTGGGATAAAGTGAAAGGCTTGAAACTCGGTGGAGATGATTATATCGTCAAACCTTTTCATCCCCAAGAATTACTTGCCCGTGTTGAATCTGTTTTAAGACGAACTTATCAAAGTATTGAGCGAGCAGAATTGTTACGCGTTGGCCCGATCAGTATCGATACGGAATCACATACAGCGACAGCTGATGGTGAGCCGCTTTCCCTGACATTAAAAGAATATGGTCTATTAAAGTTATTCATCCAAAACACAGGACGCGTTTATTCAAGAGAACAATTACTTGAAACGATTTGGGGAGAAAATCACCAAAGTACAGAGCGCACGGTTGATACACATATTAAAACGCTTCGTTTAAAACTTGGCCCCTACAATAATTTTATCGAAACGGTTTGGGGCATTGGTTATCGATTTGAGGTGTCACATGAAAAGGAAGAATCTGACGTTTAG
- the ribD gene encoding bifunctional diaminohydroxyphosphoribosylaminopyrimidine deaminase/5-amino-6-(5-phosphoribosylamino)uracil reductase RibD has translation MIDENMMKLALQLAQSAEGQTSPNPLVGAVCVKNGQIIGTGAHLKAGTPHAEVHALKMAGAAAFGADLYVTLEPCAHHGQTPPCTELIISSGIRRVIIASTDPNPSVNGRGIEILKQAGIEVSTGVLQEEADYLNRAFFHFIQNGKPYVTLKAATTLDGRLATQNGDSKWITSETSRTDVHQLRHTHDAILVGVDTVLHDNPFLTTRLPHGGKNPIRIILDRQLRTPETANVIIDGAVETIIFTLESTKLNDQLTTYSNVSIERIPDSAHFLEEVLTRLAQKGIMTLFVEGGSRIHSSFMNARLADELYLYVAPKLIGNGPTIFMDETRSFMAESEGLSFLDVKKIGNDIRIHAQFRKEGES, from the coding sequence ATGATTGATGAAAATATGATGAAATTAGCGTTACAATTGGCGCAAAGTGCAGAAGGACAAACTTCACCGAATCCTCTTGTTGGTGCCGTTTGTGTAAAAAATGGTCAAATTATTGGGACAGGCGCCCACTTAAAAGCGGGAACTCCCCATGCTGAGGTTCATGCATTAAAGATGGCGGGAGCAGCAGCTTTCGGTGCGGATTTATACGTCACCCTTGAACCATGTGCACATCATGGACAGACACCGCCTTGTACAGAACTCATTATTTCAAGCGGGATTCGTCGCGTAATCATTGCGTCAACAGATCCAAATCCTTCTGTGAACGGACGAGGCATCGAAATTCTAAAGCAAGCCGGTATTGAAGTAAGCACCGGTGTTTTACAGGAAGAGGCAGACTATTTAAATCGCGCATTTTTTCATTTTATTCAAAACGGTAAACCATACGTCACTTTGAAAGCGGCCACTACCCTAGATGGTCGACTTGCAACGCAAAATGGGGATAGTAAATGGATTACATCTGAAACCTCTAGAACAGATGTCCATCAACTCCGTCATACCCATGATGCAATTTTAGTTGGCGTTGACACCGTACTTCATGATAATCCTTTCCTAACCACCCGTTTGCCCCATGGTGGAAAGAATCCAATTCGAATTATTTTAGATCGACAGTTACGAACACCCGAAACAGCAAATGTTATTATAGATGGTGCTGTAGAAACAATTATTTTTACATTGGAATCAACAAAATTGAATGATCAATTAACGACATATTCCAATGTATCTATTGAAAGAATTCCAGATTCTGCACATTTTTTGGAGGAAGTACTAACACGTCTTGCGCAAAAAGGAATTATGACCTTATTTGTCGAGGGCGGCAGTCGCATCCATTCGAGTTTTATGAATGCGCGGTTGGCTGATGAACTTTATTTATACGTAGCGCCAAAATTAATCGGCAATGGTCCGACGATTTTTATGGATGAAACGCGTTCCTTTATGGCAGAAAGTGAAGGACTTTCATTCCTAGATGTGAAAAAAATTGGCAATGATATTAGAATTCATGCTCAGTTTCGAAAGGAAGGTGAGTCATAG
- a CDS encoding MFS transporter, producing the protein MGVPVKNEKPERRSTLRLLLLVAGIILLTTNLRAPITSVGPVVPLIRDGLGISNTMVGALTTIPLLAFGLLSPFAPRLARRFGMEFVLFFVLIAITFGLIARPLGGISILYIGTIFIGAGIAIANVLMPAFIKMKFENNIGVMTGIYSISMNITAALAAGLSIPIATASSFGWKASIGVWAIFAVIALLVWIPQLRNQQKASSQGNENHKGNSLLRSKLAWKITIFMGLQSLLFFCIAAWFPVILQDRGMTAEKAGWMLSSVQLAQLPFTFIVPIIAGRMKNQIPLVWVTFITLILGLSGILSGSMALVLPSAILFGIATAFAFGLAMMFFMLRTENIFEAAGLSAMAQTFGYLLAATGPALFGLLYDLTGGWTIPIFLLVFSSIVLLIVGLGAGKDNYVSKPPQTTTEK; encoded by the coding sequence ATGGGTGTTCCTGTAAAAAATGAAAAACCGGAGCGTCGCTCAACCTTAAGACTGCTCCTCCTTGTAGCCGGAATTATTTTACTAACGACTAACTTACGTGCTCCGATTACTTCTGTTGGACCGGTTGTCCCTCTTATTCGGGATGGACTAGGCATTTCAAATACAATGGTTGGTGCACTGACAACAATTCCATTATTGGCATTCGGCTTATTATCTCCTTTTGCCCCACGTCTCGCTAGAAGATTTGGAATGGAATTTGTCTTATTTTTTGTGTTAATCGCCATCACATTCGGACTTATTGCCAGACCTTTAGGCGGCATTTCGATCCTTTACATTGGGACCATTTTTATTGGTGCCGGGATTGCAATTGCCAACGTACTTATGCCAGCCTTTATCAAAATGAAATTCGAAAATAATATTGGCGTCATGACAGGAATCTATTCAATCTCTATGAACATCACTGCCGCATTGGCAGCTGGGTTAAGTATTCCAATTGCAACCGCCAGTTCGTTTGGTTGGAAGGCGTCTATTGGCGTTTGGGCAATATTTGCGGTGATTGCACTTTTAGTTTGGATTCCGCAACTCCGTAATCAACAAAAAGCATCTTCCCAAGGGAATGAAAATCATAAAGGAAATTCTCTTTTACGCTCAAAACTAGCTTGGAAAATTACGATTTTCATGGGATTACAATCTTTATTATTCTTCTGTATCGCAGCTTGGTTTCCTGTTATTTTACAAGATAGAGGGATGACTGCAGAGAAAGCAGGCTGGATGCTTTCATCCGTCCAATTGGCACAGTTGCCTTTTACCTTTATTGTTCCAATTATCGCAGGACGAATGAAAAATCAAATCCCGCTCGTTTGGGTTACATTCATTACCTTAATCCTTGGACTCTCAGGAATTTTATCTGGTTCAATGGCACTCGTATTACCGTCTGCAATTTTGTTCGGAATTGCAACTGCATTTGCATTTGGCTTAGCAATGATGTTCTTTATGTTAAGAACTGAAAACATATTTGAAGCAGCTGGTTTATCTGCAATGGCGCAAACATTTGGCTATTTACTTGCAGCTACGGGCCCTGCGCTTTTCGGTTTGTTATATGACCTAACAGGCGGTTGGACAATTCCTATTTTCTTATTAGTATTCTCTTCTATCGTCCTCCTCATTGTTGGATTGGGGGCCGGAAAAGATAATTATGTATCAAAACCGCCACAAACAACAACTGAAAAATAA